One Chloroflexota bacterium genomic region harbors:
- a CDS encoding chromate resistance protein ChrB domain-containing protein, producing the protein MKWVTREHPKTDRIACPWLIRKFIDPDAEILYVPDAEVLATAEREGAISFDAPGAKYTHREGLCSFEVLIADYQLTDPALEIMAPIVHGADIDKGIDTTRESAGLIAISHGFALLDLTDERQLELELPVYDALYAWCQTQVLIPASA; encoded by the coding sequence GTGAAGTGGGTCACCCGCGAACACCCCAAGACAGACCGGATCGCCTGCCCATGGCTGATCCGCAAGTTCATCGACCCTGACGCCGAGATCCTGTACGTCCCCGACGCCGAGGTCCTCGCCACGGCGGAGCGCGAGGGCGCCATCAGCTTCGACGCGCCGGGCGCCAAGTACACCCACCGCGAGGGCCTGTGCTCGTTCGAGGTCCTGATCGCGGACTACCAGCTGACCGATCCCGCTCTCGAGATCATGGCTCCCATCGTCCACGGCGCTGATATCGACAAGGGCATCGACACCACCCGCGAGTCGGCCGGCCTGATCGCCATTTCCCATGGCTTTGCCCTGCTGGACTTGACCGATGAACGTCAGCTGGAGCTCGAGCTCCCGGTCTATGACGCCCTGTACGCCTGGTGCCAGACCCAGGTCCTGATCCCCGCCTCCGCCTGA
- a CDS encoding type II toxin-antitoxin system VapC family toxin translates to MVAGDACYLDASALVKLVVTEAETRALRGLIGTYQRRVSSRLAGVELARAISRRGIRAERSVARLLRDVDLVDIGEDILLEAARVGPPSLRTLDAIHLATALAVRDDLAAVVSYDRRLAEAALAAGLPVVSPT, encoded by the coding sequence GTGGTAGCGGGGGATGCGTGTTACCTGGACGCCTCCGCCCTGGTGAAGCTGGTTGTCACAGAGGCGGAGACGCGGGCGCTGCGAGGGCTTATCGGCACATATCAGCGCCGAGTCTCGAGCCGGCTGGCCGGCGTTGAGCTTGCTCGGGCGATCTCCCGGCGCGGTATTCGGGCCGAGAGGTCGGTCGCCAGGCTCCTGCGTGACGTCGACCTCGTGGATATCGGGGAAGACATCCTGCTCGAGGCTGCCCGGGTTGGCCCGCCAAGTCTGCGGACGCTGGACGCCATCCACCTGGCGACGGCGCTGGCTGTGCGCGATGACCTGGCAGCGGTGGTGAGCTACGACCGCCGCCTGGCCGAGGCGGCGCTGGCCGCCGGGCTACCGGTCGTGTCGCCGACCTGA
- a CDS encoding type II toxin-antitoxin system prevent-host-death family antitoxin codes for MADLPRVGIRELRQNLSVYVKKIREEGRAYEVTEHGHPVARLTPLPTEPMSVLDRLVAEGRATRATGDLLDIRPLPRLPGKQLSEILQEMRDEEPW; via the coding sequence ATGGCCGATCTGCCCAGAGTTGGAATCCGCGAACTCCGCCAGAACCTATCGGTATACGTCAAGAAGATCCGCGAGGAGGGCCGGGCCTACGAAGTGACCGAGCACGGGCACCCGGTCGCACGGTTGACGCCCTTGCCGACTGAGCCGATGTCGGTGCTCGATCGCCTAGTCGCCGAGGGCAGAGCCACGCGGGCGACCGGCGACCTCCTGGACATCAGGCCGCTGCCGCGCCTGCCCGGGAAGCAGCTGTCCGAGATCCTCCAGGAGATGCGGGATGAGGAGCCGTGGTAG
- a CDS encoding MDR family MFS transporter: MTAASAAPASAIPDYDKAPIELPHRERMEILLVVMLGMFLAALDNTIVGTALPTIVTELNGNDVYIWPFTAYLLTATVSGPIYGKLSDIFGRRPIFVIGVSVFLLGSFLCGISQEMWQFIAFRGLQGLGAGALFPVALAIIGDIFAPSERGKYQGFFGAMFGIAFLIGPALGGLITENISWHWIFFVNIPLGAVVLFVVWRILPTVRDPNATRNIDYLGASLLVAALVPILIGFTQKQFGDWTDPDVGGLIALGLVMTVAFIWAESRAKDPIVPLHMFRIPAFRSSVLAMFFAAVGFFAAVVFLPRWFQVVNGSSPTESGYQILPLLGGLIVAAITSGQIVARTGRYKPIIFGSLLVLAGGLFLLTNIRPDTPLPLLWLWMGITGLGIGPAFAIFTLVVQNNVPVHELGAGTSSVTLFQQVGGTVGLAVTGSIFGSVLLEQIPNQMEAVGVPAAFADQFAAGGAESLNQLSGVGDLGAAILAQVPPTFQAQVEPFIPAIVGAIHTAFSIATSATFTIGIVSSLIAAAVVMIWMPGGRMGATAESTAPTTSPKLEPAAD, translated from the coding sequence ATGACTGCTGCCTCCGCCGCCCCGGCCTCTGCCATCCCCGACTACGACAAAGCCCCCATCGAGCTGCCTCATCGGGAGCGGATGGAGATCCTCCTGGTCGTCATGCTGGGCATGTTCCTGGCCGCCCTGGACAACACGATCGTGGGCACCGCCCTGCCCACCATCGTCACCGAGCTGAACGGCAACGACGTCTACATCTGGCCCTTCACCGCGTACCTGCTGACCGCCACGGTCAGCGGCCCCATCTACGGGAAACTCTCCGATATCTTCGGGCGGCGACCGATCTTCGTGATCGGGGTCAGCGTCTTCCTGCTCGGGTCGTTCCTGTGCGGCATCTCGCAGGAGATGTGGCAGTTCATCGCCTTCCGTGGCCTCCAGGGCCTCGGCGCCGGGGCGCTGTTCCCGGTCGCGCTGGCCATCATCGGCGACATCTTTGCGCCCTCGGAGCGCGGCAAGTACCAGGGCTTCTTCGGCGCCATGTTCGGGATCGCGTTCCTCATCGGTCCGGCCCTTGGGGGTCTCATCACCGAAAACATCAGCTGGCACTGGATCTTCTTCGTGAACATCCCCCTGGGCGCCGTGGTGCTGTTCGTCGTCTGGCGCATCCTGCCCACCGTCCGCGACCCGAACGCGACCCGCAACATCGACTACCTGGGCGCGTCGCTCCTGGTGGCGGCCCTGGTGCCCATCCTCATCGGCTTCACCCAGAAGCAGTTCGGCGACTGGACCGATCCGGACGTGGGCGGCCTGATCGCGCTGGGCCTGGTCATGACGGTGGCCTTCATCTGGGCCGAGTCGCGGGCCAAGGACCCCATCGTGCCGCTCCACATGTTCCGGATCCCGGCCTTCCGCTCCAGCGTGCTGGCCATGTTCTTTGCCGCGGTCGGCTTCTTCGCGGCCGTCGTCTTCCTGCCGCGCTGGTTCCAGGTCGTGAACGGCAGCTCGCCCACCGAGTCCGGCTACCAGATCCTGCCTCTCCTGGGCGGGCTCATCGTGGCGGCCATCACGTCGGGACAGATCGTGGCCCGCACCGGCCGATACAAGCCCATCATCTTCGGCTCGCTGCTCGTCCTGGCCGGCGGCCTGTTCCTGCTGACCAACATTCGGCCCGACACGCCATTGCCCCTGCTGTGGCTGTGGATGGGGATCACCGGCTTGGGCATCGGTCCCGCCTTCGCGATCTTCACCCTGGTGGTCCAGAACAACGTGCCCGTCCACGAGCTGGGCGCCGGGACCTCCAGCGTGACCCTGTTCCAGCAAGTGGGCGGCACCGTAGGCCTTGCCGTCACCGGATCAATCTTCGGGTCGGTGCTGCTGGAACAGATCCCGAACCAGATGGAGGCAGTGGGCGTGCCAGCCGCCTTTGCCGATCAGTTCGCGGCCGGCGGAGCCGAGTCGCTGAACCAGCTGTCCGGCGTGGGCGACCTGGGGGCCGCCATCCTGGCCCAGGTCCCACCCACGTTCCAGGCCCAGGTAGAGCCCTTCATCCCGGCCATCGTGGGCGCCATCCACACCGCCTTCTCCATCGCCACCTCGGCGACCTTCACCATCGGGATCGTCTCGTCGCTGATCGCGGCGGCCGTGGTCATGATCTGGATGCCTGGAGGACGGATGGGGGCCACGGCGGAATCAACCGCGCCCACAACGTCCCCCAAGCTGGAGCCCGCCGCGGACTGA
- a CDS encoding HD domain-containing protein: MSDRAPRPILGDAFVGAVAYAVELHRHQARKGTTIPYLTHLLAVCSLVLEDGGTEDEAIAALLHDGPEDQGGEPILAEIRARFGDEVATIVDGLSDSMTPVGSMKEAWRLRKERYLSRLEDESGSVLRVSLADKLHNARSIAVDRAVEGERVWDRFHAGEGDQAWYYRQLLDVFERRVPASRNLPEFRTLVGDLFGA, translated from the coding sequence ATGTCGGACCGTGCTCCTCGGCCCATTCTCGGCGACGCGTTCGTCGGGGCTGTCGCATACGCGGTCGAGCTTCACCGGCACCAGGCACGCAAGGGAACCACCATCCCGTACCTGACCCACCTGCTCGCGGTATGCAGCCTGGTTCTGGAGGATGGCGGGACGGAGGACGAGGCGATCGCGGCCCTGTTGCACGACGGCCCCGAGGACCAGGGTGGCGAGCCGATCCTGGCCGAGATCCGGGCCCGATTCGGCGACGAGGTGGCCACCATCGTGGATGGCCTCAGTGACTCAATGACGCCGGTCGGGTCGATGAAGGAGGCGTGGCGTCTACGGAAGGAGCGCTACCTCAGCCGACTCGAGGACGAGTCCGGGTCGGTCCTTCGCGTGTCCCTGGCCGACAAACTGCACAACGCGCGGTCCATCGCCGTCGATCGTGCAGTGGAAGGCGAGCGGGTCTGGGATCGGTTCCACGCCGGGGAGGGCGATCAGGCCTGGTACTACCGCCAGTTGCTGGACGTCTTCGAGCGGCGCGTTCCGGCCTCCCGCAACCTGCCCGAGTTCCGGACCCTCGTGGGCGATCTCTTCGGCGCCTGA
- a CDS encoding type II toxin-antitoxin system HicB family antitoxin, with protein sequence MDYAVIYEKSDTGYAAYVPDLPGCVATGATRREVERLIRSAIHMHLEGMAEDGEPVPPPTTWAEVVSV encoded by the coding sequence ATGGACTACGCCGTCATCTACGAGAAGAGCGATACCGGGTACGCCGCGTACGTCCCTGACCTGCCCGGCTGCGTTGCCACCGGAGCAACTCGACGGGAGGTCGAACGGCTGATCCGGTCCGCGATTCATATGCATCTGGAAGGGATGGCCGAGGACGGTGAGCCGGTTCCGCCTCCCACCACCTGGGCCGAGGTTGTCAGCGTCTAG
- a CDS encoding type II toxin-antitoxin system RelE/ParE family toxin, translated as MAYRVEFVPSALRELEKVAPDARRRVVRALDRLAKEPRPPGARALRGDRSGLRIRVGDYRVLYEVDDDQLLITIGRVAQRGKVYR; from the coding sequence GTGGCGTATCGGGTGGAGTTCGTCCCGTCCGCGCTCCGTGAGCTCGAGAAGGTTGCGCCCGACGCCCGGCGACGAGTGGTACGCGCCCTCGACCGTCTGGCGAAGGAGCCGCGTCCCCCCGGCGCGAGAGCCCTGCGAGGGGATCGGTCCGGGTTACGAATCCGGGTCGGCGACTACCGGGTCCTGTACGAGGTGGACGACGATCAGTTGCTGATCACAATCGGTCGCGTGGCACAACGGGGCAAGGTGTATCGGTAA
- a CDS encoding type II toxin-antitoxin system prevent-host-death family antitoxin gives MSEHRISEAREEFATIINKVAFGGERVRLTRHGKAVAAVVPVEDLDLLEMIEDEIDLADLEAALADPANRERIPWEDVKRQLGL, from the coding sequence GTGAGCGAGCATCGGATCAGCGAGGCGCGGGAGGAGTTCGCGACCATCATCAACAAGGTCGCCTTCGGTGGCGAGCGTGTGCGCCTGACGCGGCACGGGAAGGCGGTGGCGGCGGTGGTGCCTGTGGAGGACCTCGATCTGCTCGAGATGATCGAGGATGAGATTGACCTGGCCGACCTGGAGGCAGCGCTTGCGGATCCCGCGAATCGGGAGCGGATCCCCTGGGAGGACGTCAAGCGCCAGCTGGGGCTGTAG
- a CDS encoding adenylate/guanylate cyclase domain-containing protein: protein MADFSRQETADRAGVPLDEVSQLVELGILAPAEGDRFTVGDVRRIAVVKTLQHGGMPVDGLAALMRSRDASLDFLDSPMYARFSALSSVTFRELSNETGVPVDLLMVIREAVGSATPQPDDLVREDELEVVPFLEVHMAQGMNPHATERLLRVMGDSLRRVAEQQADWWQSEVALPLFQKGAKGGELGDLTREFGEDVNPKYQRAFEAIQHAQEGRTWTANILTGIEMAMTQAGLYTRQDHPPAMCFFDITGYTRLTQERGDEAAAALATTFSRMVQRTSSQYAGRAVKWLGDGVMFYFTDPGPGVVAALEMLEGAADAGLPPAHVGLHAGPVLFQEGDYFGQTVNLAARIAEYARPGEVLVSQAVVDAAEGTPTSFTEIGPVELKGVTEATRLHVARRG, encoded by the coding sequence ATGGCCGACTTTTCGCGGCAGGAGACCGCCGACCGGGCCGGGGTGCCGCTCGACGAGGTGAGCCAGCTCGTGGAGCTCGGGATCCTCGCTCCGGCCGAGGGCGATCGATTCACCGTCGGCGACGTCCGCCGCATCGCCGTGGTGAAGACGCTCCAGCATGGGGGGATGCCGGTCGACGGCCTAGCGGCCCTCATGCGCAGCCGCGACGCCTCGCTCGACTTCCTCGACAGCCCGATGTACGCGCGGTTCTCCGCGCTCAGCTCGGTCACCTTTCGGGAGCTGAGCAACGAGACCGGCGTTCCAGTGGATCTGCTCATGGTCATCCGCGAGGCCGTCGGATCGGCCACGCCGCAGCCGGACGATCTCGTCCGCGAGGATGAGCTCGAAGTCGTCCCGTTCCTCGAGGTTCACATGGCGCAGGGCATGAACCCGCATGCCACCGAGCGGTTGCTCCGGGTCATGGGCGACAGCCTCCGCCGGGTGGCCGAGCAGCAGGCCGATTGGTGGCAGTCCGAGGTCGCGCTCCCGCTCTTTCAAAAGGGGGCGAAGGGCGGCGAACTGGGGGACCTCACCCGGGAATTCGGCGAAGACGTCAACCCGAAGTATCAGCGGGCATTTGAAGCGATCCAACACGCGCAGGAAGGCCGCACCTGGACCGCGAACATCCTGACCGGCATCGAGATGGCGATGACCCAGGCCGGGCTCTACACCCGCCAGGACCACCCGCCGGCCATGTGCTTCTTCGACATCACCGGCTACACCCGCCTCACCCAGGAGCGAGGCGACGAGGCGGCGGCCGCGCTGGCCACGACGTTCTCGCGGATGGTGCAGCGAACCTCGTCGCAGTACGCCGGGCGGGCGGTGAAGTGGTTGGGCGACGGGGTAATGTTCTACTTCACCGATCCCGGTCCGGGCGTGGTGGCGGCGCTCGAGATGCTCGAGGGCGCAGCCGATGCCGGGTTGCCGCCGGCGCACGTCGGGCTCCACGCCGGCCCGGTCCTGTTCCAGGAGGGCGACTACTTCGGCCAGACGGTCAACCTCGCCGCCCGGATCGCCGAATACGCGCGGCCGGGCGAGGTGCTCGTCAGCCAGGCGGTGGTGGACGCCGCTGAGGGGACCCCGACCTCGTTCACGGAGATCGGTCCGGTGGAGCTGAAGGGCGTAACGGAGGCGACGCGCCTCCACGTCGCCCGACGGGGCTAG
- a CDS encoding NAD(P)-dependent alcohol dehydrogenase, with protein sequence MKAFIRDRYGSPDVLEFADIEMPVVADDGVLVRVQAASVNQADLDYLHGIPAIARLGTGLRRPTNRGLGLDVAGRVEAVGQDVTRFRPGDEVFGDMTEFGYGAFAEYVAAPERAFAPKPAGITPEEAATVPQGAILAIQGLRARRPVGPGDKVLINGASGSVGPWAVQIAKAWGAEVTGVASTKKLDLVRSLGADHVIDYTREDFTRLGHRYDRILDVTATRSASDIRRALTPTGVYIVIGGSIARLFWLMIAGLVISATGSQKLGIAYWKPFNPEDVATLTELLEARKIAPVIDRRFPLEEVPQALRYVEDGHALGKVVITV encoded by the coding sequence ATGAAGGCATTCATCCGAGATCGATACGGCTCCCCCGATGTCCTGGAATTCGCGGACATCGAGATGCCCGTGGTCGCCGACGACGGGGTGCTGGTGCGCGTTCAGGCCGCATCGGTCAACCAGGCCGACCTGGACTACCTGCATGGCATCCCGGCCATTGCCCGTCTGGGAACCGGGCTGCGCCGGCCCACGAACCGCGGACTCGGGCTGGACGTGGCCGGGCGGGTCGAGGCGGTCGGCCAGGACGTGACGCGGTTCCGGCCTGGTGACGAGGTGTTCGGCGACATGACCGAGTTCGGCTACGGCGCCTTCGCCGAGTATGTCGCTGCTCCCGAGCGGGCGTTCGCGCCGAAGCCGGCCGGGATCACACCCGAGGAGGCTGCGACCGTCCCGCAGGGGGCCATCCTGGCCATCCAGGGTCTGCGCGCCCGCCGCCCGGTCGGGCCCGGCGACAAGGTGCTGATCAACGGTGCCTCAGGCAGTGTGGGTCCGTGGGCGGTTCAGATCGCAAAGGCCTGGGGAGCCGAGGTGACCGGCGTCGCCAGCACGAAGAAGCTGGACCTGGTGCGCTCGCTGGGCGCCGACCACGTCATCGACTACACCCGGGAGGACTTCACCCGGCTGGGCCATCGGTATGACCGGATCCTCGACGTCACGGCCACCCGGTCAGCCTCCGACATCAGGCGCGCGCTGACGCCCACCGGCGTGTACATCGTCATCGGCGGCTCCATTGCCCGTCTCTTCTGGCTCATGATCGCAGGGCTCGTCATCTCAGCCACCGGAAGCCAGAAGCTGGGCATCGCGTACTGGAAGCCGTTCAACCCTGAGGACGTGGCGACCCTGACCGAGCTCCTGGAAGCCCGCAAGATCGCGCCGGTGATCGACCGCCGCTTCCCGCTCGAAGAGGTCCCCCAGGCACTCCGCTACGTGGAGGACGGCCACGCACTGGGCAAGGTCGTCATCACCGTCTGA
- a CDS encoding pyridoxamine 5'-phosphate oxidase family protein translates to MAELQRMFDEHLARANPHMSAIVTPERRLTAEQVVHYLEGTRHVAVAAVTPKGQPRVSPLDTLFLHGRSTLSTDVKATRIGHLRANAACSAVYMGPTGSLVANGTVEWITREHIEHDEIHAAWTATYHSDPYTWGDVVLFRIAPISMWATPSTPRNSRCLIQALAQPLAEDPLFVRT, encoded by the coding sequence ATGGCGGAGCTCCAGCGGATGTTCGACGAGCATCTGGCACGCGCCAACCCGCACATGAGCGCCATCGTCACCCCGGAGCGGCGCCTGACCGCGGAGCAGGTCGTCCACTACCTGGAGGGCACCAGACACGTCGCCGTCGCGGCCGTGACGCCCAAGGGCCAGCCCCGCGTTTCACCCCTGGACACGCTCTTTCTTCATGGCCGATCAACGCTGTCGACCGATGTGAAGGCCACCCGGATCGGCCACCTGCGGGCCAACGCCGCCTGCTCGGCGGTGTACATGGGGCCGACCGGATCGCTGGTCGCCAACGGGACGGTGGAGTGGATCACCCGCGAGCACATCGAGCACGACGAGATCCACGCCGCGTGGACGGCCACCTACCACTCGGACCCTTATACCTGGGGCGACGTCGTCCTGTTCCGGATCGCGCCGATCTCAATGTGGGCTACGCCTTCCACCCCGAGGAATTCCAGGTGCTTGATCCAGGCGCTGGCGCAGCCACTGGCTGAAGACCCGCTTTTTGTCAGGACTTAA
- a CDS encoding DEAD/DEAH box helicase family protein — protein sequence MKVDERAFEDAITAYLIDGGGYRVCKWGTRPEWVGDFDRAHGLDVAELFGFLEETQLAPWKGLSELHGGAGEARRRVAIRLAEQLDERGTVDVLRHGIVDHGIALHLAFFRPAHGLTPELLQRYEANRLTVTRQLPYEAAGTKTLDLALFLNGIPVATSELKNPLTHQNVNHAVAQYRTDRDPANVTLGRRAVVHFAVDPEVVMMTTRLTGPTTRFLPLNRGRAGGAGNPDNPSGHRTAYLWEEVWARDAWLDLLARFIHVEPGPGSTKAAQLRNGTTIFPRYHQWDAVRRLEATARAEGPGQRYLVQHSAGSGKSNTIAWLAHRLMSLHGADDLPVFDKVVVITDRVILDRQLQETIYQFEHQTGVVARIDQDSAQLAAALAGEQARIVVTTLQKFPFVLGKVEGLGARRFAVIVDEAHSSQTGEAAKDLKTALGSRSADEQLATAEATDAASSPADPQDALAAQVAARARQLNLSFFAFTATPKARTLELFGQPDEEGRFVPFHLYSMRQAIEEEFILDVLANYTTYGTYWRVEKTVANDPTYDTRKARRAIARFVALHPHNLAQKAEIIVEHFRAHTRHKIGGKGKAMVVTSSRLHAVRYKQAIDSYLAKRGYADTKALIAFSGTVDDAGIPFTEPSMNGFPESQTATRFGEPAYGLLIVAEKFQTGYDQPLLHTMYVDKTLVSLAAVQTLSRLNRIHPDKTDTFVLDFRNDAEGIAESFKPWYETTVAVPTDPNLLHDLASKLFALQVLDQSETLAVAAILADRTGRAGTHGQVYALLEPAVGRFEALDETAQEEVRLLLDRYVRAYSFLSQVVDFGDVSLEALYLTARALLALLPEDQFGRIDLGSEVVLTHLRHEKTSERAMELQPGIAEIKAIYDGRGPQGDEEKDHLSAIIKVLNERFGLQLTDADQLLFDQFEESWVGDADLAAQAQANTLENFRLVFADAFMKTIVRRMDDNADIFRRILDDREFQAVVMDHYLQRVFERARAGSVPAGQ from the coding sequence GTGAAGGTCGACGAGCGCGCCTTCGAGGACGCGATCACCGCCTACCTCATCGACGGGGGCGGGTATCGCGTCTGCAAATGGGGCACGAGACCTGAGTGGGTGGGGGACTTTGATCGGGCTCACGGGCTCGACGTCGCCGAGTTGTTTGGCTTCCTCGAGGAGACGCAACTTGCGCCTTGGAAGGGCCTCTCAGAACTCCACGGTGGCGCTGGCGAAGCCCGGCGACGGGTCGCGATCCGGCTAGCCGAACAGCTTGATGAGCGCGGCACTGTAGACGTGCTCCGCCACGGCATAGTCGATCACGGCATCGCGCTGCACTTGGCCTTCTTCCGTCCCGCCCATGGCCTCACACCGGAACTGCTCCAGCGGTACGAGGCCAATCGGCTCACGGTGACCCGCCAGCTCCCCTACGAGGCCGCTGGGACGAAGACGCTCGATCTCGCCCTGTTCCTGAATGGCATCCCCGTCGCGACCAGTGAGCTCAAGAACCCGCTCACCCACCAGAACGTCAACCATGCCGTCGCCCAATACCGGACCGATCGCGATCCCGCGAACGTCACCCTCGGGCGACGAGCGGTTGTCCACTTCGCGGTCGACCCCGAGGTCGTGATGATGACCACGCGCCTTACTGGGCCCACGACCCGGTTCCTTCCCTTGAATCGCGGGCGAGCGGGCGGCGCCGGGAACCCGGACAACCCCAGCGGGCACCGGACCGCGTACCTCTGGGAGGAGGTCTGGGCCCGGGACGCATGGCTCGACCTCCTGGCGCGGTTCATACACGTTGAACCTGGCCCGGGCAGCACAAAGGCCGCGCAGCTGCGCAACGGGACGACGATCTTCCCTCGCTACCACCAGTGGGACGCCGTCCGACGCCTCGAGGCGACGGCACGCGCTGAGGGTCCGGGCCAGCGGTATCTCGTTCAGCACAGTGCCGGCTCGGGCAAATCGAACACGATCGCCTGGCTCGCCCATCGCCTGATGTCGCTCCATGGCGCTGACGACCTGCCGGTCTTCGACAAGGTCGTGGTAATCACGGACCGGGTCATCCTCGACCGCCAGCTGCAAGAGACGATCTACCAGTTCGAGCACCAAACCGGCGTTGTCGCTCGGATCGATCAAGACTCCGCGCAATTGGCCGCTGCCCTTGCCGGCGAACAGGCCCGCATCGTCGTCACCACTCTCCAGAAGTTCCCGTTTGTGCTCGGCAAGGTCGAAGGACTGGGGGCACGGCGCTTCGCGGTCATCGTCGATGAGGCTCACTCCTCGCAGACTGGTGAAGCCGCCAAGGACCTCAAGACCGCCCTGGGGTCCAGGTCTGCAGACGAACAGCTGGCGACCGCTGAGGCCACCGACGCGGCCAGCTCGCCGGCCGATCCCCAGGACGCGCTGGCGGCTCAGGTCGCCGCCCGCGCTCGTCAACTGAACCTGTCGTTCTTCGCCTTCACCGCGACGCCCAAGGCTCGGACGCTCGAGCTCTTTGGCCAACCCGACGAGGAGGGCCGGTTCGTGCCCTTCCACCTGTACTCGATGCGCCAGGCAATAGAGGAGGAGTTCATCCTCGACGTCCTCGCCAACTACACGACCTACGGGACGTACTGGCGCGTGGAGAAGACGGTTGCCAATGACCCAACGTACGACACCCGCAAGGCGCGGCGCGCGATCGCGCGCTTCGTCGCCCTCCACCCCCATAACCTCGCCCAGAAGGCCGAGATCATCGTTGAGCACTTCCGCGCCCACACTCGCCACAAGATCGGCGGCAAGGGCAAGGCGATGGTCGTCACCTCATCGCGCCTCCACGCGGTTCGCTACAAGCAGGCGATTGATAGCTACCTCGCCAAACGGGGCTATGCCGACACAAAGGCATTAATAGCGTTCTCCGGGACCGTCGACGACGCGGGGATCCCGTTCACGGAGCCGAGCATGAACGGCTTTCCGGAGAGCCAGACTGCTACCCGATTCGGCGAGCCAGCGTATGGGCTCCTGATCGTGGCCGAGAAGTTTCAGACCGGCTACGACCAGCCGCTTCTGCACACGATGTATGTCGACAAGACCCTAGTCAGCCTCGCCGCCGTGCAGACCCTGTCACGCCTGAACCGGATCCACCCGGACAAGACCGACACCTTCGTTCTCGATTTCCGCAATGACGCGGAGGGCATCGCCGAGTCGTTCAAGCCATGGTATGAGACGACGGTCGCGGTGCCGACCGATCCGAACCTGCTGCACGACCTTGCCTCCAAGCTGTTCGCCCTCCAGGTCCTCGACCAATCAGAGACCCTCGCCGTGGCGGCGATCCTCGCCGATCGGACCGGCAGGGCAGGAACGCATGGTCAGGTCTACGCGCTCTTGGAGCCGGCTGTCGGGCGTTTCGAGGCCCTCGACGAGACCGCGCAAGAGGAGGTCCGGTTGCTTCTCGACCGCTACGTCCGCGCGTACTCCTTCCTGTCGCAGGTCGTCGACTTCGGCGACGTCTCTCTCGAGGCGCTCTACCTAACGGCTCGTGCACTCCTCGCTCTGCTACCTGAGGACCAATTCGGCCGAATCGACCTTGGGTCGGAAGTTGTGCTTACACACCTTCGCCACGAAAAGACGAGCGAGCGTGCCATGGAGCTCCAGCCCGGCATCGCGGAGATCAAGGCCATCTACGACGGCCGAGGCCCGCAGGGCGATGAGGAGAAAGACCACCTCTCAGCCATCATCAAGGTGCTCAACGAGCGATTCGGCCTCCAGCTGACTGACGCCGATCAGCTCCTCTTCGATCAGTTCGAGGAGAGCTGGGTCGGAGATGCAGATCTCGCAGCCCAGGCCCAGGCCAACACCCTCGAGAACTTCCGCCTCGTCTTCGCGGACGCGTTCATGAAGACCATCGTGCGCCGCATGGACGACAATGCCGACATCTTCCGGCGCATCCTCGACGACCGCGAATTCCAGGCCGTCGTGATGGATCACTACCTCCAGCGGGTCTTCGAGCGAGCTCGAGCTGGATCGGTCCCCGCAGGTCAATAG